The following are encoded together in the Natronincola ferrireducens genome:
- the sigK gene encoding RNA polymerase sporulation sigma factor SigK, with amino-acid sequence MLVLLTEIATNMIKPFLLGVSYISSNISFPQPLTPEEEEMYLERFEVGDEEARNILVERNLRLVAHIAKKYGNIGCDTDDLISIGTIGLIKGITTFNRNKGTRLATYAARCIENEILMTIRANKKVKTEVSLQDPIGVDREGNEISLIDILGTEPDEVLNEVELKIQIKKLYKKMASVLKKRELMVLELRYGICNGGSKTQREIAKMLGISRSYVSRIEKRAIKKLYKAFDHN; translated from the coding sequence CAGCAACATTTCTTTTCCTCAACCGCTGACGCCGGAGGAGGAAGAAATGTACCTAGAACGATTTGAGGTAGGAGATGAGGAAGCTAGAAATATACTTGTAGAAAGAAATCTTCGATTAGTAGCCCATATTGCAAAAAAGTATGGGAATATCGGATGTGATACCGATGATTTAATTTCCATAGGAACAATTGGATTAATTAAAGGGATTACCACCTTTAACAGAAACAAAGGAACTAGACTAGCTACTTATGCTGCACGATGTATAGAAAATGAGATCCTCATGACGATCCGAGCCAATAAAAAAGTAAAAACAGAAGTATCCCTACAGGATCCTATTGGTGTAGATCGAGAGGGCAATGAAATTTCCTTAATTGATATTTTGGGGACAGAGCCCGATGAGGTGTTGAACGAGGTAGAACTTAAAATACAGATTAAAAAGCTCTATAAAAAAATGGCCAGTGTATTAAAAAAGCGGGAACTGATGGTTTTAGAGCTTAGATACGGCATATGTAATGGAGGTAGTAAAACCCAGCGAGAAATAGCAAAGATGCTAGGGATATCCAGATCCTATGTTTCAAGAATTGAAAAAAGAGCCATAAAAAAACTGTATAAAGCCTTTGACCATAATTAA